The following is a genomic window from Bosea sp. RAC05.
GCCGACGGCATCCTTCAGCGAAAAGCCCTTGTGCGCGCTGCCGGTTCCGATGCTGGCCGTTTCGCCATGCGGGAAGATCCAGCCATAGAAATCCGGCGAAATACGCCCCTGATAGACGACGTCGCAGCGCTTCGCGTCATAGCCGGTACCGGCCTGGGCCGGGACGCGGACGATCTCGTGATAGGCGAAGACGAAGGGCGGCCGCTTGCTGCCGGGCATCGCGGCGCGGGCCAGGGGGGAGTTGGCGCCGTCCGCGCCGATCACCATCCGCGCCCGCAGGCTGAGCGGCTCCTCGCCCTCGCGGGGCCGCAGATGCAGCCGCGCCGTCCCGTCGGGATCGCGCTCGAAGCGTTCGAAGGTCGCCGTGATGCGCCGGGCGCCGGAGAGGGCGGCGCGCTCGCGCAGCCACTCGTCGAAGGGCTCGCGATCGACCATGCCGACATAGCCGTCATCGATGGGCATATCGACACTGGTCTGCGACGGCGCGACCATGCGGGCACAGGCGATGCGCGCGACGATCTGCGACGGAGGGATGGCGAAGTCGCGGATCGCGCGCGGCGGAATCGCGCCGCCGCAGGGCTTGATCCGCCCGGCCCGATCGACCAGCACGACGCTGTGTCCCGCGCAGGCCAGATCATGGGCCGCGGTCGCACCCGCCGGTCCGCCGCCGATGACGGCGACGTCATAGGTCATCTCCGGATCGTCACGCAGAGTCGGCAGGGTCTGGTTCATTGCGGTCACCCTGGGTTGGGAAGGAGGAGTCCGTCCGTGTCTTTGCGGGCGCGGCGGTCGCGCTCGGTCGCCTGTCGCGCCACGGCCAGCGCGAGCCCCGCCGCCACGACGAAGAGCAGCGCCTCGGCGGCGAAAACGGCGGCATAGGCCGCTGCCGGCGTTGCGGCGAGGTGCCGCGCGAGGTCGGTCGCCGCCGCGCCGCACAGCCCGCCGAGCCCGAAGGCGACACCCTGCGCCGCGCCCCACAGGCCCATGCGGACGCCCTGCCGCTCCGGCTTGCCCTGGCCGACCAGACGCATCATCGAGCCGATCGCGGCCACCGCGTAGGCACCGTTGGCGAGGCCGAGCGCGAACACCGTCCCGCGCAGCGGGAAACCCGGTCCCGCGAAGGCGGACATCGCGAGGCCGGCCAGCGCCAGCGCCGAGGCGAGGCAGCCGCCGACCGCCCAGAGGCGCAGCGAGCCCGCGCGCGAGCCGCCCAGTGTCGTCACCACGGCGACCAGCACCATGCCGGCGAGGACGCCGCCGTTCTGGACCCCGGCGAGCCGCGTGCTCTCGCCCGGCGTGAAGCCGAAGACCGTGCCCGCGAAGGGCTCGAGGATGAGATCTTGCGCGCTGTAGGCGATCATGGAGACGAAGATGAAGATGGCGAAGAGCCGCGCCTGCGGCTCGTCCCAGACCTCGCGCAGCGCCACCCGGAAGCTCGTATCGACGGGCGCGGCCCTGTCGGAAACGACGGCTGCGCCCTCCCCCTCGACGCCCCGGACCGCGAGCACCGTGATCGCCAGCGCCAGCGCGCTGACGAGGCCGGACACCGCCACCAGACGGCCCGTCGAGAACGGGTCGAGCGCATGGCCGACGAGGCCCGCGGTCACGATGAAGCCCGCGATCATCATCACCCAGACGACGGTCGCCGCCGCCGGGCGCCTCGCATCGGCAACGCGGCGCGAGAGCAGGATCAGCAGGCAGGTTCCGCTCGCGCCGACGCCCATGCCGATCGCCGCGAAGGATGCCGCCGCGAGCAGGACGCCGGGCCAGAAGGCGGTCTCCATCAGCGCCGTGGCCGCCGCGGCGCCGAAGCCGCCGAGCGCCAGCACCGCCATGCCGCCGATGATCCAGGGGGTCAGCCGTCCGCCGACATCGGAGCCATGGCCCCAGCGCGGCCGCAGGATCTGCACCGCGTAATGCAGCGCGACGAGCAGGCCGGGAAGGATGGCGGGAAGCGCCAGTTCCACCACCATGACCCGGTTGATGGTCGATGTGGTCAGCACGACAATCGCACCGATCGCGGTCTGGACCAGCCCGAGGCGCATGATGCCGAGCCAGCCCAGCGGCGCCGTCATCGCCCTGCTCCGTCCGGCCGACCGGCCGGGCGAGGGCCGCTGCCCTGCCGTGAAACCGGGGAGGATGGCTGAAACCGTGTCATGACGGGAGGCTAGGCGCAGCCTCGCCGATCGTCAATCAAAACTGACAGCTCGAAGCTCGATATGTGTCAGTTGTTTTGGACAGTCGAGCGGTCAGTTCAGGTCGCTGCCGTCGCCGTCGCCATCGTCGAGGTCGCCGAGGCCGTGGCGGCGCAGCTTCGCGTAGAAGCTCTGCCGGCTGAGACCGAGCATGTTGGCGGCGGACGCCCGGTTGTCCTTGCTCAGCTCCAGGGCCGCCTCGATGCAGAGCTTCTCGATGACGTCGGTGGTCTCGCGCACCAGATCGCGCAGCGACACGCGCCCGACCAGATCCGTCAGATCCTCGACGGAACGGGGGAGCAGCCGACCGCGCTGCCCGGCCATCGCGTTACGGACGCCGAGGCTGCGGATGACGAAGCCGTAGGACGGGGTGCCGCCGCTCAGGGCAGGAACCGCGGAGAGCTCGACCTCCTCGACCGTCCCGAACTGGCCGCGCATGATCGTGTTGAAGTTGCGCACGACGCCGTGCTCCGTCAGCGTCACCATCAGGAGCTGCAGGTCGATCCCGGGCCGGCCGAGCCAGCGATCCAACGGCTCGCCGAGCGCCTGGTGCTTGCTGGAGAGCTGGGCGAGGTCGAGGAAGGCCCGGTTGGCCTCCAGCACCTTGAGTTCGGGGCTGATCACGACGAACCCGTCGGGCAGCTGCTCCAGCACGCCGAGGATGCGGCTCTCGGCGGCGGCAGTGGCCGTGCTCGCATCGGTGAGCGGCGTCAGCCGGATCAACAGATAGGCGGCGTTGTCCTGGCGGAAGGACGAGGCCATGGCCCGGAAGCGCTTCGCCCCCGAGGCGAGCGCGATCTCCGTCTCGTCGGCACGCCCGGTGGCCTGCACGGCCCGCAGCATCCCCTGCAGGGCTTCGCCGCTCTGTGGCGCGAGGCCGGCCAGAATCGAGGTGTTGGCGAGCTTTTCGACCGGCAGTTCGAGCTGCTGCTGCGCGGCGGGATTGGCCTCGACCACGCGGTACTGCGCCGCCTCGACGATCACGACGGGCTCGGAGGTGAGGTGAAACAGCATGCGATAGCGGGTTTCCGCCATCCGGAGCCGCGCATATTCGCGCTCCATCGCCTGCTGCGCCTCGACCAGCTGCTGCTGGAGATTGGCGAGGTTGCGCAGGTCGCGCCCCAGCGCGACGATCGTGCCGTCCGCACCGACCTGCATCGCCGAATAGCGGACAGGCACGTCGGCGCCACCCTCCGTCGGGTGGTTCAGTTCGCGGAACTGGATGGTGGTCTCGCTTCCGGCATTCTCGATCAGGTCGAGGACCTTCGGCCGGCTTTCGAGGGAGACGATATCGGTCCAGTTGCGGCCGATCCAGTCCCGATGCCCCTCGCGCCGCAGATCCTCCGTCCCGAGCGAGACGTCGCGGATGACGCCGTCGCGGTCCATGACGAGGGCGATGTCGCAAGCCGCGGTGATCAGGCTCCCCGCCACTTCGGGCGCAAGCCGCCCGAGCCATCCCGATTGACCCTTGAAACCGAGCGTAGGAGCCTGGGGAGCGAAGACGTTCATCACGACGAGTACCCGGGTCCTGCCTGTGAGGGGCGGTGGAACGGCCTTGAGCAGATAATGGTGTACCCGATCTTCAACAAGACATCTTTTTCGTCTCGAGCATCCAATCGACACGATTGACGGCTTCCGCTGCGTCTCGCGCGCCGAAATCGGCCCCCAGCGAAACGGCGAGATCCGGATCGGACACGAACAGGTTCCCGCCGAGCATGACCTTGACGGACGGGTTCAGCGAGGCCGCGCGAACCGCCTTGACCACGGCGGCCACCCCGGCCGCCGACACCTCGCCACTGGCCGACAATCCCACCAGGTCGAACCATTCGGTCCGGACATGCTCGATCAGGATCGGCTTCGACGGCAGGAATTCGGACTGCACATGCCAGCCGGCCCGCCGGAAGAACTCCTCGACCACCGCGAGTCCGAAGGTGTGCTGCTCGCCGGGCACGACGGCCAGCAGCACCCGCCCACGCTCCACCAGCGGGGTGGGACTGACCTCGAAGGCCGGTCCATAGACCCGCAGCAATTGCTGCAGCCGGGAGAGGCCGACGGTCACGTCGACGAAGGTGCAGCGGTCCTGTTCCCACAGCACGCCGAGGTGGCGCGCCGTCGCCGACAGCACGGTCGTGATCACGGCCTCCGCCGAGAGACCGCGGTCGCGCAGCCCGTCGAGATGCGCGCGGGCCAGGCTCAGCGGCTTGTGCACGACCATCTCGGCGAACGCCGCGACATCGGCATCCGAGATCGAGACCGGCCCCTCGGCCTCCACCGTCGGCCGCATCACGCCCGGCCCGCGATGCGCGAGCATCAGGCGCGGGATGATCTCCGTCTCGATCGTGCGGGCGAGGTCGGAGCGCAGCCCCGGCTCGGGCCCGACCGCATCAAGGGGGCACCAGTCGACGCCCGGCAGATCGGGCAATCCGATATTGTCTTCGGCATACGGCTTTCGCGCAGCCAGGAATCCGCGTCCCGAGTCAGGCATGAGGTCACCTCCCTCAGGCAACCGTCCGATCCAGCCAGGAACTCTGATGGTCCTGTTACGTTGTGGCCGCACCGCAGCCGACGGTCTGGAGGGCAGTTCCTTTGACCTATGTCAAAGAGTGAAGCACGACCTCCGCCGCTCCGCAATCGTGAAATTACTATCGCTCGAATGAATACGAGCGCGAATAACATTGCAATAACAACAAAAGGACCAGCAAAACCAAGCTGATCGAGGTCTCGCATCGCAACTGCGAGATGAGCGCGACGGCGCGCATGGCGCCACTCACGAGGCGGCGATTGAACCCTAACCCGGCCATCCGCGCCTGTCCAATAGAAATGACAGAGACGCGCGATAAAGTGTCATGAAGAGTTGACACTCGTGGAAGCAGGCGCCAATCTCACAGCCATCGACGCCGCGGCGATCCGCCAGCGGCGCAGCGGACCGGAGACGTCCGATGCCAGTTCGGGGCAGGAAGCACAGCGCCACACCGCTCTACACGCCCGAGCAGCGCATGCGCCGCGACGCGTCGTCCTGGACGTTGGTTCAGGGCATCCTCGCCCCCCTGCAGTTCCTCGTCTTTCTCGTCAGCCTGGCGCTCGTGCTGCGCTATCTCGCCACCGGCGCGGGCTATGACGCGGCGAACCTGTCGATCATCCTCAAGACGCTGGTGCTCTACACCATCATGGTGACCGGGGCCCTGTGGGAGCGGGACGTCTTCGGCGTCTATCTCTTCGCGCCCGCCTTCTTCTGGGAGGACGCGGTCAGCTTCATCGTCATCGCGCTGCACACGGCCTATCTGGTCGCGATCGTCACCGGCTGGCTGACGCCGACCGAGCAGATGCTGATCGCGCTCGCCGCCTACGCCACCTATGTCGTCAACGCCGCCCAGTTCCTGCTGAAGCTGCGCGCGGCCCGCCTGCAGGCAGCAGCCGCTCCCGCCGAACTCGACGACCGGCTGGAGCTCGCGTCATGAACGCGCCCCTGCTCGTCACGCCCGTGCCCGCCTCGGGCTGCGCGGCCCCCCCGATCCTGCGGGAGCGCGGCCAGCGCGAGGTCTTCTGCGGCCTGACCGGGATCATGTGGCTCCACCGCAAGATCCAGGACGCCTTCTTCCTCATCGTCGGCTCGCGCACCTGCGCCCATCTGATGCAGTCGGCGGCCGGCGTGATGATCTTCGCCGAACCGCGCTTCGCCACGGCGATCATCGAGGAGAAGGACCTCGCGGGGCTGGCCGACGCCAATGCCGAGCTCGACGCCGTCGTCGAGCGCCTGCTCGCGAGGCGGCCCGAGATCCGGATGCTGTTCCTCGTCGGCTCCTGCCCTTCCGAGGTCATCAAGCTCGACCTCTCGCGGGCCGCGCTGCGGCTCGGCCAGCGCTTCGCGCCGCAGGTCAGGGTGCTCAACTATTCCGGCAGCGGGATCGAGACGACCTTCACCCAGGGCGAGGACGCCTGCCTGACCGCGCTCGTCCCGACCCTGCCGGCCGAACCCGCCGGCGCTGCGGCCTCGCTGCTCATCGTCGGGGTCCTGGCGGATGCGGTCGAGGACCAGTTCCGCCGGCTCTTCGCCGCGATGGGCATCACCCGCGTCGCCTTCCTGCCGGCCCGTCGCGCCGCCGACATGCCGGCCGTCGGGCCGCAGACCCGTTACCTGCTGGTCCAGCCCTTCCTCGGCGAGACGGCGCGTGAGCTGGAAAACCGCGGCGCGACGCGGCTTGCTGCCCCCTTCCCGCTCGGTGCCGAAGGCACCACCGCCTGGCTGCGGGCCGCCGCCGACGCCTTCGGCGTCGCGGACGCGGTTTTCGAGGCGGCCGTCGCCGCCCCGCGCGAGCGCGCAGACAAGGCGCTGCAGCATTCGCGCCGGGCCTTGCGCGGCCGGCGCATCTTCTTCTTCCCCGACAGCCAGCTCGAGATCCCGATCGCCCGCTTCCTCGCCCGCGAACTCGAGATGGAGCTGGTCGAGGTCGGCACGCCTTACCTCCACAAGGAGCATCTCGCGGCGGACCTCGCCCTGCTGCCGGCCGGCGTCCAGCTCAGCGAGGGCCAGGACGTCGACCGCCAGCTCGACCGCTGCCTGGCGGCGGCGCCCGACATCACGGTCTGCGGGCTCGGCCTCGCCAATCCGCTGGAGGCGCGTGGCCTGACCACGAAATGGGCGATCGAGCTCGTCTTCACTCCGATTCAGGGCTTCGAGCAGGCCGGCGATCTCGCCGAGCTGTTCGCGCGGCCGCTGAACCGGCGCGCGGCGCTGGAGGTGTAGCGATGCAGCTCACCGTCTGGACCTATGAAGGCCCCCCGCATGTCGGCGCGATGCGGATCGCGACCGCGATGACCGACGTGCACTACGTCCTGCACGCCCCCCAGGGCGACACCTATGCCGACCTGCTCTTCACCATGATCGAGCGGCGCGGCCAGCGCCCGCCCGTGACCTACACCACCTTTCAGGCGCGCGATCTCGGCGGCGACACCGCCGATCTGTTCCAGCGCGCCGCCCATGACGCCTATGAGCGCTTCAAGCCGGCCGCCATGCTGGTCGGGGCCTCCTGCACCGGCGAGCTGATCCAGGACGATCCGGCGGGTCTCGCCCGCGCGCTCGGCCTGCCGATCCCGGTGATCCCGCTCGAGCTGCCCTCCTATCAGCGCAAGGAGAACTGGGGCGCGGCCGAGACCTTCTACCAGCTCGTGCGCACGCTGGCGGGCCCGCACATGCTGCCTCCGGGCACCGTCCGCCCCGCCCGCGCGCCCGGCGAGCCGGCCCGCTGCAACATCCTCGGCGCCACTGCGCTCGGCTTCCGTCATCGCGACGATGTCCGCGCCGTCAAGGACCTGCTGGCGCGGCTCGGCGTGGCCGTGAACGTCGTCGCGCCCTGGCAGGCCGGGGCCGCCGACATCGCCCGGCTCGGCCAGGCCGATTTCAACGTCGTGCTCTATCCCGAGATCGCGGGCCTGGCCGCACAATGGCTCAAGCGCGCCTTCGGCCAGCCGACCATCGCCACGGTGCCGATCGGCGTCGGCGCGACCCGCGACTTCATCACCGAGGTGGCCCGCCTCGCCGGCGTCGACGCCACGGCGGTCCTCGCCGACGAGACCTCGCGCCTGCCCTGGTATTCGCGCTCGGTCGACTCGACCTATCTCACAGCCAAGCGCGTCTTCGTCTTCGGCGACGCCACTCACGCCATCGCCGCCGCCCGCATCGCCAGCGAGGAGCTCGGCTTCAAGGTCGTCGGCCTCGGCACCTACTCCCGCGAGCGCGCCCGCGACGTCCGCGAGGCCGCCGGCCGGCTCGGCCTCGAGGCCCTGATCACCGAGGACTATCTCGAGGTCGAGGCGGCCTGTGCCGAGCTCCAGCCCGAGCTCGTGCTCGGCACGCAGATGGAACGCCACATCGCCAAGCGCCTCGGCATCCCCTGCGCGGTGATCTCGGCGCCGGTCCATGTCCAGGATTTCCCGGCGCGCTACTCGCCGCAGATGGGCTTCGAGGGTGCCAACGTCATCTTCGACTCCTGGGTCCATCCGCTGATGATGGGCCTCGAGGAGCACCTGCTCGGCATGTTCCGCGACGATTTCGAGTTCAACGACGGCGCCGGCTCCTCGCATCTCGGACATGGCGCCAAGCCCCCTGCCGGTCGTCCGGCACCGCCCTCCGAACCTGTCGAGACGGCACCGGCCGTCGCCGCGACAGACGCGGAGGTCGCGGTGGAGGTGATGGTCGCCGACAGGCCGATCGTCCTCAGCTGGGCGCCCGATGCCGAACTCGAACTGAAGAAGATCCCGTTCTTCGTGCGCGGCAAGGCTCGGCGGAACACCGAGAAATTCGCAGGCGAACGCGGGATCAGCCCGATCACGGTGGAGACACTCTACGATGCCAAAGCCCATTTCGGCCGCTGATTTCGTTCCCACCATGCTGGCGATGGTCATGCTCGACCGCCGCCGCGCCCTGATGGGCGACGGCTGCGACTCCGCCGGCGACAACCGCGCGGAAACCGACGCCGCGGGCCCCGCGCCCCGACGCGCCGGCAGCCGGCGCCGGCGCGACCGGCGCGCCGAATGCGGCAGCGAGGCCTCGCCATGACCGTCCTGTTCCAGCATCCCGGCCTCAAGGCCGACTACCGCACCAAGACGCCCCCGCCTCCTGGCGAGGACGGCGAGGGCTCGGTCCAGATCCAGATGGACCAGCTCATGGCCTGCGAGAGCGCCAAGGTCTTCGCCGTCTACGGCAAGGGCGGCATCGGCAAGTCGACGACCTCGTCCAACCTCTCCGTCGCCTTCTCGCGCATGGGCAAGCGCGTGCTGCAGATCGGCTGCGACCCCAAGCACGATTCCACCTTCACCCTGACCAAGAAGCTGATGCCGACGGTCATCGACGTGCTCGAGACGGTGAACTTCCATTCGGAGGAGCTGCGCGTCGAGGATTTCTGCTTCGAGGGCTACAACGGCGTCATGTGCATCGAGGCCGGCGGGCCGCCGGCCGGCACCGGCTGCGGCGGCTATGTCGTCGGCCAGACCGTGAAGCTGCTCAAGGAGCATCACCTGCTCGAGGACACCGACGTGGTGATCTTCGACGTGCTCGGCGACGTCGTTTGCGGCGGTTTCGCGGCGCCCCTCCAGCACGCCGAGCGGGCGGTCATCGTCACCGCCAACGACTTCGACTCGATCTTCGCGATGAACCGCATCGTCGCCGCCATCAAGGCGAAGTCGAAGAACTACGAGGTCCGCGTCGGCGGCGTCATCGCCAACCGCTCCGCCGGCACCGACGAGATCGACCGCTTCAACGCCGCCACGGGCCTGAAGCGCCTCGCCCATTTCCCCGATCTCGACGCCATCCGCCGCTCGCGGCTCAAGAAGGCGACGCTGTTCGAGATGGGCGACGCGCCCGAGGTGCTCGCTGTCCAGCGCGAATACATGAACCTCGCCGAGCAGCTCTGGGCCGGCGGGCCGGCACTCGATGCCCGCCCGATGAAGGATCGCGAGATCTTCGATTTCCTGGGGTACGAGTGATGTCCGAAGCGAACTACGTCCGGCGTCGCAGTGAACTGCAGACCTATTTCGACCGCACGGCGGTCGATGCCTGGGCGCGGCTGACCACGGACGCTCCCGTCAGCGGCATCCGCGCCACCGTGCGCGCCGGCCGCGACGCCATGCGCAACAAGCTCCTGGCCTGGCTGCCGCAGGACATCCGCGGCGCCCGCATCCTCGACGCCGGCTGCGGCACCGGGGCGCTGGCCGTCGAATGCGCGCTGCGCGGCGCCCATGTCACCGCCATCGACCTGTCGCCGACACTGGTCGCGCTGGCGCAGGACCGCAGCCCGCGCAAGCTCTGCGGCGGCTCGATCAGCTTCCGCACCGGCGACATGCTCGACCCGGCGCTCGGCCGCTTCGACCATGTCGTGGCGATGGATTCGCTGATCCACTACAAGGCCGCCGACATCGTGGCCGCGCTGGCGCGGCTGGCAGAACGGACCAGCGGCTCGATGCTGGTCACGCATGCGCCGCGCACGCCCGCGCTGACGCTGATGCACTGGGCCGGCCTCGCCTTCCCGCGGGCGGACCGGGCGCCCGCGATCGAGCCGGTCAGCACCCGCAACCTCGCCTCGGCCATCGCCGGCGAGCGCAGCCTCTCGCCCTGGCGCATCGGCCGCAGCGAGCGCGTGTCCAGCGCCTTCTACAAATCCCAGGCCCTGGAGCTCGTCGCCCGATGAACCCGGTCTCGGCCGCCTTGGTGAAGGGTCTGACGCGGATCGGTCCGCGCTGGCTGCCCTTTGCCGATGCGGCCTCGCCGGAGCTTCCGCTCGGCCGGATCCTGCGCCTCTCGCTTTTCCAGGTTTCGGTGGGGATGGCGACCGTCCTGCTGGTCGGCACGCTCAACCGGGTCATGATCGTCGAGTTGAACGTGCCCGCGACGCTGGTAGCGGCGATGGTCTGCCTGCCATTCCTGTTTGCCCCTTTGCGCGCGCTGATCGGCTACAAATCCGACACGCACCGCTCGGTGCTCGGCTGGCGGCGCGTGCCCTATGTCTGGTTCGGCTCGCTGCTGCAGTTCGGCGGGCTGGCGATCATGCCCTTCGCGCTTCTGGTTCTGTCCGGCGGCGGCGTCGGCCCGGTGATCTACGGCCAGATCGGCGCGGCACTGGCCTTCCTCCTCGTCGGCGCCGGGCTCCACACCACGCAGACCGCGGGGCTCGCGCTCGCCACCGACCTCGCCACGCCCGCGACGCGGGCCCGCGTCGTCGCACTGCTCTATGTCACCTTGCTGGTCGGCATGGTCGCGAGCGGGGTGATCTTCGCGTGGCTGCTCACGGATTTTTCCCCGGTGCGCCTGATCCAGGTCATCCAGGGCGCCGCTGTCGTGACCATGGTGCTCAACGTCGTCGCGCTGTGGAAACAGGAGGCCCGCAACCCGGCCCGGACCGCCGCCGATATCGAGCGCCCGGCCTTCCGCACCCTGTTCCGGCAGTTCATCGCCCGGCCGCGCGCCGCGCGCTTCCTCGTGGCGGTCGCGCTCGGCACGGCCGCCTTCAACATGCAGGACATCATCCTCGAACCCTATGGCGCGCAGGTGCTGAAGCTCAGCGTCAGCGGCACGACGGTGCTGACCGCGCTGCTCGCCACCGGCGCGCTGGCGGCCTTCGCGCTCGCCGCCCGGACACTGGCGGCGGGCGTGGACCCCTATCGCCTGGCCGGGCTTGGCCTCGTCTCGGGTCTCGTCGCCTTCCCGAGCGTGATCTTCGCCGGCGCGATCGACGCACCCGACCTGTTCCGCTGCGGCACGGTCCTGATCGGCTTCGGCGGCGGACTGTTTGCGGTCAGCACCCTGACGATCGCGATGGAGCTCGAAGAGGGCGTCGACCATGGCCTCGCCGTCGGCATCTGGGGCGCGGTCCAGGCCAGTTCCGCCGGGATCGCGATTGCGCTCGGCGGCGGCATCAAGGACGGCGTCGAGGCGCTGGTCGGAGCCCGGGCGCTCGGTCCCGGGCTGTCAGATCCCTCGGTCGCCTACAGTGCCGTCTACCATCTCGAGGTCGCGCTCCTGTTTGCCACCCTCGTCGCCATCGGTCCCCTGGTGCGCAGTGCCGCAGCGGTGCGTCCGGTCCCATCAACCCGTTTCGGCCTCGCGGAATTTCCAGGCTGACCGCACACCAAGCCAAAGGCCTTGCAAGGAGGGCTCTCTGATGCGTGAGATCTTGGGATACATGGACGTCGCTCAGATCGCGATTTGGCTGTTCTGGCTGTTCTTCGCCGGGCTGGTCATCTACCTGCGCCGCGAGGACCGACGCGAGGGCTATCCGCTCGAAGC
Proteins encoded in this region:
- a CDS encoding geranylgeranyl diphosphate reductase → MNQTLPTLRDDPEMTYDVAVIGGGPAGATAAHDLACAGHSVVLVDRAGRIKPCGGAIPPRAIRDFAIPPSQIVARIACARMVAPSQTSVDMPIDDGYVGMVDREPFDEWLRERAALSGARRITATFERFERDPDGTARLHLRPREGEEPLSLRARMVIGADGANSPLARAAMPGSKRPPFVFAYHEIVRVPAQAGTGYDAKRCDVVYQGRISPDFYGWIFPHGETASIGTGSAHKGFSLKDAVGVLRREAGLEGAETIRREGAPIPMKPLRKWDNGRDVLLAGDAAGVVAPASGEGIYYAMLGGRLAGEAVQLALKTGDARALSTARKRFMADHGRVFWILGLMQRIWYRSDRRREQFVKLCRNPDVQKLTWESYMNKQLVRGKFMAHVRVFFNDLSHLLGMAR
- a CDS encoding BCD family MFS transporter, whose product is MTAPLGWLGIMRLGLVQTAIGAIVVLTTSTINRVMVVELALPAILPGLLVALHYAVQILRPRWGHGSDVGGRLTPWIIGGMAVLALGGFGAAAATALMETAFWPGVLLAAASFAAIGMGVGASGTCLLILLSRRVADARRPAAATVVWVMMIAGFIVTAGLVGHALDPFSTGRLVAVSGLVSALALAITVLAVRGVEGEGAAVVSDRAAPVDTSFRVALREVWDEPQARLFAIFIFVSMIAYSAQDLILEPFAGTVFGFTPGESTRLAGVQNGGVLAGMVLVAVVTTLGGSRAGSLRLWAVGGCLASALALAGLAMSAFAGPGFPLRGTVFALGLANGAYAVAAIGSMMRLVGQGKPERQGVRMGLWGAAQGVAFGLGGLCGAAATDLARHLAATPAAAYAAVFAAEALLFVVAAGLALAVARQATERDRRARKDTDGLLLPNPG
- the ppsR gene encoding transcriptional regulator PpsR is translated as MNVFAPQAPTLGFKGQSGWLGRLAPEVAGSLITAACDIALVMDRDGVIRDVSLGTEDLRREGHRDWIGRNWTDIVSLESRPKVLDLIENAGSETTIQFRELNHPTEGGADVPVRYSAMQVGADGTIVALGRDLRNLANLQQQLVEAQQAMEREYARLRMAETRYRMLFHLTSEPVVIVEAAQYRVVEANPAAQQQLELPVEKLANTSILAGLAPQSGEALQGMLRAVQATGRADETEIALASGAKRFRAMASSFRQDNAAYLLIRLTPLTDASTATAAAESRILGVLEQLPDGFVVISPELKVLEANRAFLDLAQLSSKHQALGEPLDRWLGRPGIDLQLLMVTLTEHGVVRNFNTIMRGQFGTVEEVELSAVPALSGGTPSYGFVIRSLGVRNAMAGQRGRLLPRSVEDLTDLVGRVSLRDLVRETTDVIEKLCIEAALELSKDNRASAANMLGLSRQSFYAKLRRHGLGDLDDGDGDGSDLN
- a CDS encoding cobalamin B12-binding domain-containing protein, which translates into the protein MPDSGRGFLAARKPYAEDNIGLPDLPGVDWCPLDAVGPEPGLRSDLARTIETEIIPRLMLAHRGPGVMRPTVEAEGPVSISDADVAAFAEMVVHKPLSLARAHLDGLRDRGLSAEAVITTVLSATARHLGVLWEQDRCTFVDVTVGLSRLQQLLRVYGPAFEVSPTPLVERGRVLLAVVPGEQHTFGLAVVEEFFRRAGWHVQSEFLPSKPILIEHVRTEWFDLVGLSASGEVSAAGVAAVVKAVRAASLNPSVKVMLGGNLFVSDPDLAVSLGADFGARDAAEAVNRVDWMLETKKMSC
- the bchF gene encoding 2-vinyl bacteriochlorophyllide hydratase, whose amino-acid sequence is MPVRGRKHSATPLYTPEQRMRRDASSWTLVQGILAPLQFLVFLVSLALVLRYLATGAGYDAANLSIILKTLVLYTIMVTGALWERDVFGVYLFAPAFFWEDAVSFIVIALHTAYLVAIVTGWLTPTEQMLIALAAYATYVVNAAQFLLKLRAARLQAAAAPAELDDRLELAS
- a CDS encoding ferredoxin:protochlorophyllide reductase (ATP-dependent) subunit N; the protein is MNAPLLVTPVPASGCAAPPILRERGQREVFCGLTGIMWLHRKIQDAFFLIVGSRTCAHLMQSAAGVMIFAEPRFATAIIEEKDLAGLADANAELDAVVERLLARRPEIRMLFLVGSCPSEVIKLDLSRAALRLGQRFAPQVRVLNYSGSGIETTFTQGEDACLTALVPTLPAEPAGAAASLLIVGVLADAVEDQFRRLFAAMGITRVAFLPARRAADMPAVGPQTRYLLVQPFLGETARELENRGATRLAAPFPLGAEGTTAWLRAAADAFGVADAVFEAAVAAPRERADKALQHSRRALRGRRIFFFPDSQLEIPIARFLARELEMELVEVGTPYLHKEHLAADLALLPAGVQLSEGQDVDRQLDRCLAAAPDITVCGLGLANPLEARGLTTKWAIELVFTPIQGFEQAGDLAELFARPLNRRAALEV
- the bchB gene encoding ferredoxin:protochlorophyllide reductase (ATP-dependent) subunit B; its protein translation is MQLTVWTYEGPPHVGAMRIATAMTDVHYVLHAPQGDTYADLLFTMIERRGQRPPVTYTTFQARDLGGDTADLFQRAAHDAYERFKPAAMLVGASCTGELIQDDPAGLARALGLPIPVIPLELPSYQRKENWGAAETFYQLVRTLAGPHMLPPGTVRPARAPGEPARCNILGATALGFRHRDDVRAVKDLLARLGVAVNVVAPWQAGAADIARLGQADFNVVLYPEIAGLAAQWLKRAFGQPTIATVPIGVGATRDFITEVARLAGVDATAVLADETSRLPWYSRSVDSTYLTAKRVFVFGDATHAIAAARIASEELGFKVVGLGTYSRERARDVREAAGRLGLEALITEDYLEVEAACAELQPELVLGTQMERHIAKRLGIPCAVISAPVHVQDFPARYSPQMGFEGANVIFDSWVHPLMMGLEEHLLGMFRDDFEFNDGAGSSHLGHGAKPPAGRPAPPSEPVETAPAVAATDAEVAVEVMVADRPIVLSWAPDAELELKKIPFFVRGKARRNTEKFAGERGISPITVETLYDAKAHFGR
- the bchL gene encoding ferredoxin:protochlorophyllide reductase (ATP-dependent) iron-sulfur ATP-binding protein, giving the protein MDQLMACESAKVFAVYGKGGIGKSTTSSNLSVAFSRMGKRVLQIGCDPKHDSTFTLTKKLMPTVIDVLETVNFHSEELRVEDFCFEGYNGVMCIEAGGPPAGTGCGGYVVGQTVKLLKEHHLLEDTDVVIFDVLGDVVCGGFAAPLQHAERAVIVTANDFDSIFAMNRIVAAIKAKSKNYEVRVGGVIANRSAGTDEIDRFNAATGLKRLAHFPDLDAIRRSRLKKATLFEMGDAPEVLAVQREYMNLAEQLWAGGPALDARPMKDREIFDFLGYE
- the bchM gene encoding magnesium protoporphyrin IX methyltransferase; this translates as MSEANYVRRRSELQTYFDRTAVDAWARLTTDAPVSGIRATVRAGRDAMRNKLLAWLPQDIRGARILDAGCGTGALAVECALRGAHVTAIDLSPTLVALAQDRSPRKLCGGSISFRTGDMLDPALGRFDHVVAMDSLIHYKAADIVAALARLAERTSGSMLVTHAPRTPALTLMHWAGLAFPRADRAPAIEPVSTRNLASAIAGERSLSPWRIGRSERVSSAFYKSQALELVAR